A window from Salvia miltiorrhiza cultivar Shanhuang (shh) chromosome 2, IMPLAD_Smil_shh, whole genome shotgun sequence encodes these proteins:
- the LOC131010345 gene encoding uncharacterized protein LOC131010345, translated as MVLLVRLYVGITNLPSTNCKIPRVTLMQSMRHNIRNLERRDDIPPAKFAHYIWKDFTSACLDKGSTDRFLLLETFYPAGIMSSAATQGTNEAARGCRNNKNDKTRRSWSEREEKVLLAALKELVVQGWKSDNGFRAGYLTKLEEAMRKEFPTTGLKAMPHINSKTTTWKKNYYSLCEMLKLTGVGFNANGTHMVDCNNEQWEAIVKKDPNARLMRYKSWPYLDVWREIFGKDRANGDTAEDMMEAAHQMYRTIDLDQHGGEGDYHVQMEDVFEQTAEPESASETRLPEVTPRVINRKRKTREAFSGVCDTLVEISRGTKESLDAIGKRMGHDVDIAEARKQVYVQLSVILGLTQKAIFEVCDLLAKEVERLDIFTSLPDAAKPDYVMHLLEDKYKK; from the exons ATGGTATTACTAGTTAGATTATATGTTGGAATTACAAATTTACCCTCCACTAATTGCAAAATCCCAAGAGTCACCCTTATGCAATCCATGCGGCACAATATAAGGAATTTGGAGAGGCGAGATGATATTCCACCCGCCAAATTCGCGCACTACATCTGGAAGGATTTCACATCTGCTTGCTTGGATAAGGGTTCCACGGATCGTTTTCTTCTATTGGAGACGTTCTACCCAGCTGGTATCATGAGTTCAGCAGCAACTCAAG GGACCAATGAGGCTGCCCGTGGTTGTCGTAATAATAAGAACGACAAAACACGTAGGAGCTGGTCGGAACGAGAGGAAAAAGTGCTATTGGCAGCATTGAAAGAGTTAGTTGTGCAAGGGTGGAAATCTGATAACGGTTTTCGCGCGGGATACTTAACCAAACTGGAGGAAGCCATGAGGAAGGAATTTCCTACCACTGGCCTAAAGGCAATGCCACATATCAACTCGAAGACGACTACCTGGAAGAAGAACTACTACTCGCTCTGTGAGATGCTAAAGTTGACTGGTGTAGGATTCAATGCGAACGGAACGCACATGGTGGACTGCAACAATGAGCAATGGGAAGCAATCGTGAAG AAGGATCCAAACGCCAGGCTGATGCGCTATAAAAGCTGGCCATATCTAGATGTGTGGAGAGAAATCTTCGGCAAGGATAGAGCTAACGGTGATACTGCCGAGGACATGATGGAAGCAGCCCACCAAATGTACCGCACCATTGATCTTGATCAACATGGAGGCGAAGGCGATTATCATGTCCAAATGGAGGATGTGTTCGAGCAAACTGCAGAACCCGAGAGTGCGAGTGAGACGAGGCTACCTGAGGTCACACCGCGTGTGATAAACAGGAAGCGTAAGACACGTGAAGCATTCAGCGGTGTGTGTGACACGTTGGTTGAGATAAGTCGTGGCACGAAGGAGAGTTTGGATGCAATCGGGAAGAGAATGGGGCACGATGTCGACATTGCCGAAGCAAGGAAGCAGGTTTATGTGCAGCTCAGTGTCATCCTCGGTTTGACTCAGAAAGCGATATTCGAAGTTTGTGACTTGCTCGCAAAGGAAGTCGAGCGTTTGGACATTTTCACATCTCTACCAGACGCTGCGAAGCCCGACTATGTGATGCACTTGCTCGAAGATAAATATAAGAAATGA
- the LOC131010317 gene encoding protein ACCUMULATION AND REPLICATION OF CHLOROPLASTS 6, chloroplastic isoform X2, translating into MEALTQLSIAPYPRRLLSPPPNRKPHFKPSAAVSGGPTTSRWADRLFADFQFLPSPSDTPDVAISAPPPPLPSLPERLVPMPLDFYRVLGAEPHFLGDGIRRAYDARVSKPPQYGYSDDALISRRQILQAACETLANSSSRREYNQGLADDEFDTILTQVPWDKVPGALCVLQEAGETELVLQIGESLLKERLPKSFKQDILLSMALAYVDLSRDAMALSPPDFIRGCEVLEMALKLLQEEGASNLAPDLQAQIDETLEEINPKCVIELLALPLGDEYQSRRRQGLQGVRNVLWSVGGGGAAAMAGGFTREDFMNEVFLRMTAAEQVDLFAATPRNIPAESFEAYNVALALVSQAFLSKKPHLIQDADNLFQQLQQTRITASGGSLSAYGTRENREIDFALERGLCSLLVGEVDECRAWLGLDNEESPYRDQSIINFVIEHSSDNREDDLLPGLCKLLETWLMEVVFPRFRETQDVIFKLGDYYDDPTVLRYLEKLEGQGRSPLAAAAAIARIGAEATAVLDSVKVSAIQALQRVFPLGSGEKNIRLYQKNDIKSYGLPVVSGETGIDLNQDDSYRFGVPEMTSPDELQQQEIITNNIKDATIKITCAGVAVGLATLVGLKFLSHRTGSSDLLKDPGTTAIASNVINVGH; encoded by the exons ATGGAAGCTCTTACGCAGCTGAGCATTGCACCCTACCCCCGTCGCCTCCTCTCACCTCCACCCAACAGAAAACCTCACTTTAAACCTAGCGCCGCCGTCAGCGGCGGCCCCACCACCAGCAGATGGGCCGATCGCCTCTTCGCCGACTTCCAATTCCTGCCTTCCCCGTCAGACACTCCAGACGTCGCAATCTCTGCGCCGCCTCCGCCTCTTCCTTCCCTCCCGGAGCGCCTCGTTCCAATGCCGCTAGATTTCTATCGGGTTCTGGGAGCGGAGCCACATTTCCTTGGCGACGGCATTCGCAGAGCCTACGACGCTAGGGTTTCGAAGCCGCCGCAATATGGTTACAGCGACGACGCTTTGATTAGCCGGCGGCAGATTCTTCAAGCGGCTTGTGAGACCCTTGCTAACTCCAGTTCTCGCAGGGAGTACAATCAGGGGCTCGCTGATGATGAATTTGATACCATACTCACTCAAGTGCCCTGGGATAAG GTTCCTGGAGCCCTGTGTGTACTGCAAGAAGCTGGGGAGACGGAGTTGGTTCTTCAAATTGGAGAGAGCTTGTTGAAAGAGAGGTTGCCCAAGTCATTCAAGCAAGACATTTTGTTGTCAATGGCGCTTGCTTATGTTGATTTATCTAGGGATGCCATGGCATTGTCACCTCCTGATTTTATCAGAGGCTGTGAAGTGCTTGAGATGGCACTCAAGCTATTGCAG GAAGAAGGTGCAAGCAACCTTGCCCCTGATTTGCAAGCACAGATTGATGAAACCCTAGAAGAAATCAATCCCAAGTGTGTTATAGAGCTCCTAGCACTTCCACTGGGTGATGAGTACCAGTCAAGAAGAAGACAGGGTCTTCAAGGTGTGCGAAATGTTTTGTGGTCTGTTGGTGGAGGGGGAGCAGCTGCCATGGCAGGAGGATTCACCCGTGAAGATTTTATGAATGAGGTTTTTCTGCGTATGACTGCAGCAGAGCAG GTTGATCTGTTTGCTGCCACACCACGTAACATACCCGCAGAAAGTTTTGAAGCATACAATGTGGCCCTTGCTCTAGTTTCTCAAGCCTTCTTAAGCAAAAAGCCTCATCTCATTCAAGATGCTGACAACCTTTTTCAGCAACTTCAACAAACCAGGATCACTGCTAGTGGGGGCTCCTTATCTGCCTATGGCACCAGAGAAAATCGTGAAATAGACTTTGCACTTGAGAGGGGTCTTTGCTCTCTTCTTGTTGGGGAAGTAGATGAATGTCGTGCATGGTTGGGCTTGGATAATGAAGAGTCGCCTTATCGAGATCAGTCGATAATTAACTTTGTTATTGAACACTCTAGTGACAACAGAGAAGATGATCTCCTCCCTGGGCTCTGCAAACTATTGGAGACATGGTTGATGGAAGTGGTATTTCCTAGATTTAGAGAGACCCAAGATGTTATATTCAAGCTTGGAGATTATTATGACGATCCTACAGTTTTGAGGTATTTAGAGAAACTGGAAGGTCAGGGACGCTCACCCTTGGCTGCTGCTGCAGCTATAGCGAGGATTGGAGCTGAAGCTACTGCTGTGCTTGACAGTGTGAAGGTTAGTGCCATTCAGGCACTGCAGAGAGTATTTCCTCTTGGCAGTGGGGAAAAGAATATCAGACTTTATCAGAAGAATGATATCAAGAGTTATGGTCTGCCAGTTGTGAGTGGAGAGACTGGAATAGATCTTAATCAAGATGACTCCTACAGGTTTGGAGTTCCAGAGATGACTAGTCCTGATGAACTGCAGCAGCAAGAAATTATTACTAACAATATAAAAGATGCAACTATAAAGATCACGTGTGCTGGTGTGGCGGTTGGTCTTGCGACTTTAGTGGGGTTGAAATTCCTGTCACATCGCAC